The Pogona vitticeps strain Pit_001003342236 chromosome 3, PviZW2.1, whole genome shotgun sequence genome includes a window with the following:
- the NPPC gene encoding C-type natriuretic peptide encodes MYLSPLVACGLFLGLLALGLEGKAVPPTLRKSPAALGRELAELLEGSSGPAAAAAAAGAGRGGGGGGSKAAAGAAKSKGTAASSSSSRLMRDLRPDGKPARGAWARGGHAEHHAGGGGGGGGGGGGGGGGGGGGGGSRRFKGLHKKGLAKGCFGLKLDRIGSMSGLGC; translated from the exons ATGTATCTCTCGCCCCTGGTCGCCTGCGGACTCTTCCTCGGCCTGCTGGCCCTCGGCCTCGAAGGCAAGGCGGTCCCTCCGACCCTCCGGAAG AGCCCGGCGGCGCTGGGCCGCGAACTGGCGGAGCTGTTGGAGGGCTCGTccgggccggcggcggcggcggcggcggcgggcgcgggtcgtggcggcggcggcggcggatccaaggcggcggcgggggcggcgaaGAGCAAGGGCACGGCCGCCTCCTCGTCCTCGTCGCGGCTGATGCGGGACCTGCGCCCCGACGGCAAGCCAGCCCGCGGCGCCTGGGCGCGGGGAGGCCACGCGGAGCACcacgccggcggcggcggcggaggaggcggcggaggaggcggaggaggaggaggaggcggaggaggcggcggaTCGCGGCGCTTCAAGGGCCTGCACAAGAAGGGCCTGGCCAAGGGCTGCTTCGGCCTCAAGCTGGACCGCATCGGCTCCATGAGCGGCCTGGGCTGCTGA